gggaaatatataggaagttcctatacttctaccttctgctcaatccacttctggctttgggtcaaaataatgcaacaaaatctgcgtttccgcaatgctttaggctaaggcagcTTTTTACCATGTGTGTATTGCTATATACCTGGACTAAGGCACATATTCAGTTTTCAGATGCAATTATGGATGTGAATCACAAACAGGATGAAGATATAGAGCTCAGACGCTACTTTGTGacttcttttatttctttttctttacttttctccttgtttggcttaaaaaaaaaacatctaaaagtaaaaacctgaacatgtaaacTCAGCCATACAGCTAGCTTTAAGTATTGGATCATTCCCTCAGCCCTGTGTGATATTCTGTGTGATTGCTAATTAAGTATTAGCTGGTGTAATTAGCAGATATAAGTGACCTGGGCAGGAGAACAATCCAACCTGATCTGACTGTGTGTAGAGTGGACTTGGTGAGTATACAGCAATGTTATTATGGGGCATCATAGacaggttacgctgggttcacaccagtgcctgaactacgttttcaggtttccgtcttctgcatgcagaagacggaaacctgccatgcCAAgttgcataaaacgctcactggcgcacatggccggacacttttcaagcccattcaaatgaatgggactgaaacatgtcggcaggtttccgtcccctgcctctgttttgttcaggaaatggaaacctgcagaactgagaccgggcgcagatgtgaacgagccctttgtgAGTAATATTACAGGGTATGTTACTAATCATGTTAATTGTATGTGGCTTGCTACTCTCTATTGTTGGGATCTATACTGTAGTTAATTTATGATGGGTCACCAGTGTGAAAAGTCAATTTGggactggaaaatccctttaaagatgagtatattgtgtatatgatGCTTATAAGCTAATAATTCCTAAAGGGTTGGACCACAACTTATCACATGGATATGTGTGGAGAGCATCAGACTGcagggaccctcactgatcactaAAATGAGCATTTCAAGACCCTCGATCCTCCTCGCTACATGAGGACAGAGAAGAGTCTTATTGGAGTGTAGATGTCTGATGGATCTAAatagcagagctcagctgtcagTTTGGGGGCTCAGGGACCCCTTTTCCATTCATTTTTGGTAGGTGCCTCCCTGGCACTGGTTAAGCCTTATTCTGAATATCACCTGGAACCTTGTTTATTACCTCTATGGAGGGCACCTGGGGAGGCTGGTATTCTTGTTCAGCTGTGTATGGCTGAAGCTGTGACTCCAATCTATGGCCTTGGAGGGGAAGTGGTAGCGTCAGAATGGGATACAAAGTAAATAAATGGGCTCCAGGGGACTAAGGTGTATACTATACAGCTCAAACTGTGCAGGGAATGTATAGTAAGCTTTATCAttcctgaataacccctttaatgttgctcTTCTCTACTACCTCCATGCACTGATGTCTGGTGATGGGGAACTagaaaaaccttaaaaaaaaaaaaaaaaaaaaaaaaaaaaaaaaaaaaaaaaatggacactagtTGAAGTATTAAGGGGTTATTGGCAGTTGACCTATCCTTCTGGAAAGCCCCAGTCTAGATTCTGGAGATCCTTCTGTTAGGCCTCATCCTCCTGCAGAGCACAGCGTGGGTGTTGCATACATAAAGCCTGCACCCCTAACTAGGACTACAGTAACTGGTAAGGTAAAGGAAGTGCAATAACAataattactgtatattatgtttCTTTAGCAGTTATAATAAAAATGTCTGGCCGTGGTAAGAAGATCCAGAAAGCTGCCACTAGTAAGGGCTCCAAATCCTCCAAGGCAGGACTCCAGTTCCCAGTGGGCCGTATCCACAGGTTCCTGAGGAAGGGAAACTATGCTGAGAGGATTGGATCTGGAGCCAGCATTTACATGGCTGCCACCCTGGAATACCTGTGTGCTGAGGTCCTGGAGCTGGCAGGGAACGCAGCCAGAGACAACAAGAAATCCAGGATCCTGCCCAGACACATCCAGCTGGCTGTCCGGAACGATGATGAACTGGCCAAGCTGTTTAATGGGGTCACCATTGCTGATGGCGGCGTCCTGCCAAATATCCAAGCGGTCCTACTGCCAAAGAAGACTGCAAAAGGACCTAAAGTTGCAGAGTCTCAGGAGTTCTGATCCTATTTTAAGTACACTGTGGATTTTGCTATAAAGCGCTTGTTTTCTATGTTTGTCTGTGATGTTCCCTCGTGGAGCAGTCTAAGTATATTGCGATTAAAGTATTTTAGTGACTTTGTCTAATCTGTATTTTCTGGTGAGTCTTTAAATGCGGGTTTATTTTGCAGAATTCTTTCCATTACACCCTGTCACACTCTGCATTGTCCCCACACCTAATCTGCTACTGTGATCCATCAGAAGATCATAAAATGTCACTGAAcaggttatttaaaaaaaaaaaaaaaaaaaaaaaaaaattattttggctAAGCCCCATGTTGTGCAACAATCTATTTTAACAACGTGGAGCTTGGTTTTCAAAAGCACAGGTATGCATCTAGAACGTTTCTGCCATGTATCCGCTCTCCTGGATGGAGAGAAGGCCGACttctagggtaagttcacacagatacagcctcaaaaagatggctcccattgaaatcaataggagccgctcaggagttttttttttcccagaagccggacaaaccggctcctggaaaaagaagcgacatgctcattcttcaagcttTTTCAccttgcaattcggcctgaagacactccctccagcttccaaaaattatctggcCATACATTGCCAGCAGGGCTTTATCCTCACTCCTGCCTTtatttttacttgctgctccttgtatcactgtttatTTCCATGCAGTGAATCTATGGACAAACTCTAttccccatgattcatctgcctgctctcactctgtttGCTGCTCACAGTGGGGACGGGATAGTGAGCTTGTGAACGAAACATCACAATAGAATGTGACCTCAAATGTGGGTGTGATATATTATTTGTGATTTCATTGCAAAGGAGACTGGAGAAGAGAGGGGTGCACAGAGTGAGagtaggcagatgaatcatgggaaatgtagtttgtacaTAGATAAACTGCATGTAAAATTAAGGAGCAGCAATATAACCAAGCGAAGGGtgaacaagggaacagtgagaagTTAGCAATGCTGTGGATGTAGTTACAGCTAATTTTTAGAAGCTggataagggcttgttcacatctgtgccggcaCTCTGTACTTCCGGTTTCcacttcctgcataaaacagagcaggagacggaaacctgcaggactctttcgtacccattcatttgaatgggtgagaaagctgtccggccatgagcggcggtgagcgttttaggctctctgccgcgaaaccgggttttataatccggacacagtcggacatgcagtactctgtgtccggattaaaaaaaaaacggtttcgcggcagagagcataaaacgctcaccgccggacccgatctgtggtttccgtcttctggtatgcagaagacggaaaccatagaacggagacccgaacgcaggtgtgaacccagcataactcCTTTAAAGTTATATTAGTGGGAAAATCGCTTTAGTAATTCTGATGGAGGTTCACATACTTTCAGTCATTTAGTAGAAGTAAGAATTTAAAGGAAATTTCAAGGGAAATAAAATGTTTCCATATCAGGTAATCCTGTCTTCCTGCCCAGCACATCTACTTTGGGGTTCTGACCGGTCTTCCATTCTTGATGATCAATGTAGGGACAGAATGTCAGACTTCATTCATCATATCAGTAATAGAGAGGGAAGAATCTCTGCCACATATTCTGGTGATGCAACTAGAGCAGAGGATCTGGGACCATAAGacctgttaggccgggttcagatgggttttttttgtcaggattttgacgtggaatcctggTCAAAAGACCGCCTCCCAATGATGAGaatgaatgggagctggtcatttcctttttccacaagcggtttgttcccactcacagaaaaaaaagcagcgtcattgtcctttcttcagacggattccacgGCTAATTCAGCCAAgaacatccgcctcgcgacacctccctcccgactacatccattcatttgggcctaatctggagcggaataccACGACTGGATGCAGTTGCACTGCAGCGACACCCAGGTGCGGCTAGCCGATTTTTGGACCgtaatctgaggcagcctccgcgtctAATTCTGGTCCATAAAACTGTGAATTTCAGGCTgagtttacactgagttttttggtcattaAAAATCCAATCACCAATGTGGTGATTGaggcattttccgcctgaaaaaaatcaatgcaagtcaatgggaggctgaaaATCCACCTTGCGTTTTTTTGACAATTCCAAAAACGCATCCAAAAACCACGAggcggattttccgcctcccattgacttgcattgattttttcaggcggaaaatgcctgaagaattTATTTTGTCCGCTAGTGGAAATAAATTAGAagcagattacataggactgtatggtgaggcgtctTTTGGAGGAGGCTTTTGAGggggattccgcctcaaaatcctgaccaaaaaactctgtgtaaactcagccttatagacaattcctttaaagggagtcttactatcaacccagccctgcggaCTGATAGGGTAGAGTCACCTGAATTGTCCCTTGTGATTTGGTACCTCCATTGCTGAGAACGCAATTTTggttaatatgcaaattagctctttggagcaatgacaacccccttgttgctccaaagagtttatggtttgcatattgacaaaactggCTTTGAAGGCAG
This sequence is a window from Leptodactylus fuscus isolate aLepFus1 chromosome 2, aLepFus1.hap2, whole genome shotgun sequence. Protein-coding genes within it:
- the LOC142193626 gene encoding histone H2A, embryonic-like, encoding MSGRGKKIQKAATSKGSKSSKAGLQFPVGRIHRFLRKGNYAERIGSGASIYMAATLEYLCAEVLELAGNAARDNKKSRILPRHIQLAVRNDDELAKLFNGVTIADGGVLPNIQAVLLPKKTAKGPKVAESQEF